A section of the Mesorhizobium loti genome encodes:
- a CDS encoding class I SAM-dependent methyltransferase: MHSDIVDLRSFYSTTLGRFAERSITMALSSIWAAVPNERLVGLGYTLPWLERFGSDAERVFAFMPATQGAVVWPATGPTATALVFDEELPLVDSCIDRMLLVHSLEHVENPRETLNEIWRVLSPAGRVVIVVPNRRGVWARFEHTPFGNGRPFSRGQLTELLREANFTPAAWSDALFFPPSRRRFMMRFHNVLERFGRRLWPIFSGVIVVEAQKRLYQGVPVVQRASRRVFVPVLSPHGATRLGRRAEAGGAATSARQVKPS; encoded by the coding sequence ATGCATTCCGACATCGTCGACCTTCGCTCCTTCTACTCGACAACGCTCGGCCGGTTCGCCGAACGCTCGATCACCATGGCTCTGTCCTCGATATGGGCCGCCGTGCCAAACGAGCGCCTGGTCGGTCTCGGCTATACCTTGCCCTGGCTGGAGCGTTTCGGCTCCGATGCCGAGCGGGTCTTCGCCTTCATGCCGGCGACGCAGGGCGCCGTGGTCTGGCCGGCAACAGGGCCGACGGCGACCGCGCTGGTCTTCGACGAGGAACTGCCGCTGGTCGATTCCTGCATCGACCGCATGTTGCTCGTCCATTCGCTCGAACATGTCGAAAACCCGCGCGAGACGCTGAACGAGATCTGGCGGGTGCTGTCGCCCGCCGGGCGTGTCGTCATCGTAGTGCCGAACCGGCGCGGGGTCTGGGCGCGCTTCGAGCACACGCCGTTCGGCAATGGCCGCCCTTTCTCGCGCGGGCAGCTGACGGAACTGCTGCGCGAGGCGAATTTCACGCCCGCGGCGTGGTCGGATGCGCTGTTCTTCCCGCCATCGCGGCGACGCTTCATGATGCGTTTCCACAACGTGCTGGAGCGCTTCGGCCGGCGGCTGTGGCCGATCTTTTCCGGTGTCATCGTCGTCGAGGCGCAGAAGCGGCTCTACCAGGGCGTGCCGGTGGTCCAGCGCGCGTCTCGCCGCGTCTTCGTGCCGGTGCTGTCGCCGCATGGCGCGACACGGCTCGGCCGCCGGGCCGAGGCCGGAGGCGCGGCAACGTCGGCTCGCCAGGTGAAACCTTCGTGA
- a CDS encoding ABC transporter ATP-binding protein/permease: protein MADQLDNQATVQPVAVASSLRDQVATIKQALVVSPVRRWLLWTSVGIMAVIVATSIGQVLLNRWNQPFYDALARRDMAAFLHQLLVFAMIAGGLLVLNIGQTWLNQMIRLKLREALTLDLIDQWMRPARAFRLANAGAIGVNPDQRMQQDAAHLSDLSTDLGVGLLQSLILLVSFVGVLWELSSGFVFHVNGWSLAIPGYMVWAAFLYAGTASWLSWLVGRPLISLNSDRYTREAELRSSMVRVNENVDAIALYHGEDDARRRLELDLGTVLGAMRRIYTAQINLSWVTDTYGWITVVAPILVASPVYFSGDISFGGLMMAVGAFNQVHSSLRWFINNIGSIADWRATLMRVADFRIALNETDVLHDTEKRITFDQNANGSLTFEKLEVASPEGCTKLSDEHVEIRPGERVMITGEPGAGKTLFFRAIAGLWPWGGGKIGLPAGETLIFVPRVPYLPAGTLREVLNHANGHAPASDADISAVLAEVGLERLSSSLDRVGRWDHELGDDEQRLLGVARLALRQPKWVIIDEAMDAFDGPALRRVLAMLEKHLTGATIINIGRGQHNNQFFPRGLTIVKDSAAPALKPARVRAGAIDPPPAVRRKK, encoded by the coding sequence ATGGCTGATCAACTGGACAATCAGGCCACCGTTCAGCCGGTCGCCGTGGCCAGCAGCCTGCGCGATCAGGTCGCGACGATCAAGCAAGCGCTGGTGGTATCGCCGGTTCGCAGGTGGTTGCTGTGGACATCGGTCGGCATCATGGCCGTCATCGTCGCGACATCGATCGGCCAGGTCCTGCTCAATCGCTGGAACCAGCCCTTCTACGATGCGCTGGCGCGCCGTGACATGGCGGCCTTCCTGCACCAGCTCCTTGTCTTTGCCATGATCGCCGGTGGGCTGCTGGTGCTCAATATCGGCCAGACCTGGCTCAACCAGATGATCCGGCTGAAGCTGCGCGAGGCGCTGACGCTGGACCTGATCGACCAGTGGATGCGGCCGGCGCGCGCCTTCCGGCTGGCCAACGCCGGCGCCATCGGCGTCAATCCCGATCAGCGCATGCAGCAGGACGCGGCGCATCTTTCGGACCTGTCGACGGACCTCGGCGTCGGGCTCCTGCAGTCGCTCATCCTGCTCGTCTCCTTCGTCGGTGTGCTGTGGGAACTGTCCTCGGGTTTCGTCTTCCACGTCAACGGCTGGTCGCTGGCCATACCGGGCTACATGGTCTGGGCCGCGTTTCTCTACGCCGGCACCGCCTCCTGGCTGAGCTGGCTGGTCGGGCGCCCGCTCATCAGCCTGAACAGCGACCGCTACACGCGCGAAGCGGAGCTGCGCTCCTCGATGGTGCGCGTCAACGAGAATGTCGATGCCATCGCGCTCTACCATGGCGAGGACGATGCCAGGCGGCGGCTCGAACTCGACCTCGGCACGGTGCTGGGCGCCATGCGGCGCATCTATACCGCCCAGATCAACCTCTCCTGGGTGACCGATACCTATGGCTGGATCACCGTCGTGGCACCGATCCTGGTCGCTTCGCCGGTCTATTTCTCGGGCGATATCAGCTTTGGCGGGCTGATGATGGCGGTCGGCGCCTTCAACCAGGTCCACTCGTCGTTGCGCTGGTTCATCAACAATATCGGCAGCATCGCCGACTGGCGCGCCACGCTGATGCGCGTCGCCGATTTCCGTATCGCGCTCAATGAAACCGATGTGCTGCACGACACCGAAAAGCGCATCACCTTCGACCAAAATGCCAATGGCAGCCTGACCTTCGAGAAGCTCGAAGTGGCCTCGCCGGAGGGCTGCACAAAACTCTCCGACGAACATGTCGAAATCCGCCCCGGCGAGCGCGTCATGATCACCGGCGAGCCGGGCGCCGGCAAGACGCTGTTCTTCCGCGCCATCGCCGGGCTTTGGCCCTGGGGCGGCGGAAAGATCGGCCTGCCGGCGGGAGAAACCCTCATCTTCGTGCCACGTGTCCCGTATTTGCCCGCGGGCACCCTGCGCGAGGTGCTCAATCACGCCAACGGGCATGCGCCCGCGAGCGATGCCGACATTTCGGCGGTGCTGGCCGAGGTAGGTCTTGAACGGCTGTCGTCGTCGCTCGACCGTGTCGGGCGGTGGGACCATGAGTTGGGTGATGACGAACAGCGCTTGCTGGGCGTGGCCAGGCTCGCCCTGCGGCAGCCGAAATGGGTGATCATCGACGAAGCGATGGATGCGTTCGATGGACCCGCGCTGCGACGCGTGCTGGCGATGCTGGAAAAGCACCTGACGGGAGCCACGATCATCAATATCGGGCGCGGCCAGCACAACAATCAGTTCTTTCCGCGCGGTTTGACGATCGTGAAGGATTCCGCTGCGCCGGCGCTGAAACCCGCCCGTGTCAGGGCCGGCGCCATCGATCCGCCACCCGCCGTTCGCCGCAAGAAGTAG
- a CDS encoding DUF1194 domain-containing protein, with protein MFDALLIACLTCAQAAPIASPPALAVDVELVLAVDISLSMDEKEFALQRAGYVEALRHPDFIQAVRSGNTGRIALAYFEWAGTVRDDAIIGWQIIDSAQSANSFADKVAARPFRSFRGTSISTALAFGAGLFDRTNFAGERSVIDISGDGPNNIGPPVTATRDAAIAKGIVINGLPILINPSPTFSHLDQYYAQCVTGGPGSFVLPIHAAAEFSTAIRRKLILEVSGIQDKAEIIPVEADAPIDCLKGERDRRFLSDPYFPELDR; from the coding sequence ATGTTTGATGCTCTTCTGATTGCCTGTCTCACCTGCGCGCAGGCTGCGCCCATTGCCTCGCCACCGGCGCTGGCGGTCGATGTCGAACTGGTCCTGGCGGTCGACATCTCGTTGTCGATGGATGAGAAGGAGTTCGCGTTGCAACGCGCCGGCTATGTCGAGGCGCTGCGGCATCCCGACTTCATCCAGGCCGTCCGGTCCGGCAATACGGGCCGCATCGCGCTCGCCTATTTCGAATGGGCGGGCACCGTGCGCGATGACGCGATCATCGGCTGGCAGATCATCGATAGCGCGCAAAGCGCCAACAGCTTTGCCGACAAGGTGGCGGCGCGCCCGTTCCGGAGTTTTCGCGGCACCTCGATTTCCACCGCGCTTGCCTTCGGTGCCGGGCTTTTCGACAGGACGAACTTCGCCGGCGAACGCAGCGTCATCGATATATCGGGCGATGGTCCCAACAATATCGGGCCGCCGGTCACCGCCACGCGCGACGCGGCCATCGCCAAAGGCATCGTCATCAACGGCCTGCCGATCCTGATCAACCCGTCGCCGACCTTCAGCCATCTCGACCAGTATTATGCGCAGTGCGTGACCGGCGGGCCTGGCTCCTTCGTGCTGCCGATCCACGCGGCCGCCGAATTTTCCACCGCCATCCGGCGCAAGCTGATCCTCGAAGTGAGCGGCATTCAAGACAAGGCCGAGATCATTCCCGTCGAAGCGGACGCGCCGATCGACTGCCTGAAGGGCGAACGGGACAGGCGATTCCTGTCGGATCCCTATTTCCCGGAACTCGACCGGTAG
- the metW gene encoding methionine biosynthesis protein MetW, translating into MSVNGSQRVDLEVVANLIPPQSRVLDVGSGDGSLLELLQETKQVDGRGLELSQRGVNECVARGLSVIQGDADKDLEFYPDKGFDFVVLSQTLQATRNPKLVLDELLRIGNRAIVSFPNFGHWRVRLSLFVKGRMPVTQDLPYSWYDTPNIHFCTIRDFVNLCEELGATVEKATALDAAGQRIGLSMPWWFWNFFGQQAVFLLKR; encoded by the coding sequence ATGAGCGTCAACGGCAGCCAGCGCGTCGACCTCGAGGTCGTCGCCAACCTTATCCCGCCACAGTCGCGCGTGCTCGACGTGGGATCGGGCGACGGCTCCTTGCTTGAATTGCTGCAGGAAACCAAACAGGTCGACGGTCGCGGGCTTGAACTGTCGCAGCGCGGCGTCAACGAATGCGTGGCGCGCGGCCTCTCTGTCATCCAGGGCGATGCCGACAAGGATCTCGAATTCTATCCCGACAAGGGTTTTGACTTCGTCGTCCTGTCGCAGACCTTGCAGGCGACCCGCAACCCGAAACTGGTGCTCGACGAATTGCTCAGGATCGGCAACAGGGCGATCGTCTCTTTCCCCAATTTCGGCCATTGGCGGGTGCGCCTGTCGCTGTTCGTCAAGGGCCGCATGCCGGTGACCCAGGACCTGCCCTACTCCTGGTACGACACGCCCAACATCCATTTCTGCACCATCCGTGACTTCGTCAACCTGTGCGAGGAACTTGGCGCGACGGTGGAAAAGGCGACCGCGCTCGACGCCGCCGGCCAGAGGATCGGCCTGTCGATGCCCTGGTGGTTCTGGAATTTCTTCGGCCAGCAGGCGGTGTTCTTGCTGAAGCGGTAA
- the metX gene encoding homoserine O-acetyltransferase MetX encodes MAAPRAGKTNNEADQPSSPVLRFGPDQPLKLDAGTLLSPFQIAYQTYGTLNDARSNAILVCHALTGDQHVANTNPVTGKPGWWEVLIGPGRIIDTNRFFVICSNVIGGCLGSTGPASTNPVTGKPYGLDLPVITIRDMVRAQQMLIDHFGIEKLFCVLGGSMGGMQVLEWASSYPERVFSALPIATGARHSSQNIAFHEVGRQAVMADPDWHGGKYFEHGKRPEKGLAVARMAAHITYLSEAALHRKFGRNLQDRDHLTFGFDADFQIESYLRHQGMTFVDRFDANSYLYMTRSMDYFDLAADHGGRLADAFAGTKTRFCLVSFTSDWLFPTEESRSIVHALNAAGASVSFVEIETDRGHDAFLLDEPELFAAINGFIGSAARARGLSA; translated from the coding sequence ATGGCCGCTCCGCGTGCAGGAAAGACCAACAACGAGGCCGACCAACCGTCGAGCCCGGTGTTGCGCTTCGGGCCCGACCAGCCGCTCAAGCTCGACGCCGGCACGCTTTTGTCGCCGTTCCAGATCGCCTACCAGACCTATGGCACGCTGAACGATGCCCGCTCCAATGCCATTCTCGTCTGCCATGCGCTGACCGGCGACCAGCATGTCGCCAACACCAACCCGGTGACCGGCAAGCCGGGCTGGTGGGAAGTGCTGATCGGCCCCGGCAGGATCATCGACACCAACCGTTTCTTCGTCATCTGCTCCAACGTGATCGGTGGCTGCCTGGGCTCCACCGGTCCGGCCTCGACCAACCCCGTCACCGGCAAGCCCTATGGGCTCGACCTGCCTGTCATCACCATTCGCGACATGGTGCGTGCGCAGCAGATGCTGATCGATCATTTCGGCATCGAAAAGCTGTTTTGCGTGCTTGGCGGCTCGATGGGCGGCATGCAGGTGCTGGAATGGGCGTCGAGCTACCCCGAGCGCGTCTTTTCGGCGCTGCCGATCGCCACGGGTGCCCGCCATTCCTCGCAGAACATCGCCTTCCATGAAGTCGGCCGGCAGGCCGTCATGGCCGATCCGGACTGGCACGGCGGCAAATATTTCGAGCACGGCAAGCGCCCGGAAAAGGGCCTGGCGGTGGCGCGCATGGCGGCCCACATCACCTATCTGTCGGAAGCAGCTTTGCACCGTAAATTCGGCCGCAATCTGCAGGATCGCGACCACCTGACTTTCGGCTTCGACGCCGACTTCCAGATCGAAAGCTATCTGCGCCACCAAGGCATGACCTTCGTCGACCGCTTCGACGCAAACTCCTATCTCTACATGACGCGGTCGATGGATTATTTCGACCTCGCCGCCGATCATGGCGGCAGGCTGGCGGATGCCTTTGCCGGCACCAAGACCCGCTTCTGCCTGGTGTCGTTCACATCGGACTGGCTGTTTCCGACCGAGGAGAGCCGCTCCATCGTGCACGCGCTCAACGCCGCCGGCGCCTCGGTATCCTTCGTCGAGATCGAGACCGATCGCGGCCATGACGCCTTCCTGCTCGACGAGCCGGAACTGTTCGCCGCCATCAACGGCTTCATCGGCTCGGCGGCCCGCGCCAGAGGGCTGAGCGCATGA
- the hisC gene encoding histidinol-phosphate transaminase, with amino-acid sequence MNQTPDQARPTPRAGIMDIDAYVPGKSAAPAGVAKVYKLSSNENPLGPSPKAIEAARDVAARLDVYPDGTARRLREAIAEVHGLNAQNIICSNGSDEILGLLAQTYLAPGDEAIFTEHAFMVYKIYIQSAGAAPIAVKETDERADIDAMLAAVTPRTKIVFLANPNNPTGTYVPFQEVRRLHAGLPKHVLLVLDAAYAEYVRRNDYEAGIELVGSAENVVMTRTFSKIGLGGARIGWMYGPMHIVDAINRVRGPFNVNATAIEAGIAAIRDRAHVERSVAHNETWLTWLGAEMTGLGLRVTPSVGNFLLIHFPDDQKHSAAAADDYLTARGYILRRVSGYGFPNALRMTVGTEEANRGVVAALTTFLKS; translated from the coding sequence ATGAACCAGACACCGGATCAGGCACGTCCAACCCCGCGCGCGGGCATCATGGACATAGACGCCTATGTGCCCGGCAAGAGCGCGGCGCCGGCCGGTGTCGCCAAGGTCTACAAGCTGTCGTCGAACGAGAACCCGCTCGGTCCGTCACCGAAGGCGATCGAGGCCGCGCGCGACGTCGCCGCCAGGCTCGACGTCTATCCCGACGGCACCGCCAGGCGGCTGCGCGAGGCGATCGCCGAGGTGCATGGCCTCAACGCGCAGAACATTATCTGCTCGAACGGCTCCGACGAGATCCTCGGCCTGTTGGCACAGACCTATCTGGCGCCAGGCGATGAGGCCATATTCACCGAACACGCCTTCATGGTCTACAAGATCTACATCCAGTCGGCCGGCGCCGCGCCGATCGCGGTCAAGGAGACCGACGAGCGCGCCGACATCGATGCAATGCTGGCCGCCGTCACGCCGAGAACCAAGATCGTGTTCCTCGCCAATCCCAACAATCCGACCGGCACCTATGTGCCGTTCCAGGAGGTGCGCCGCCTGCATGCCGGCCTGCCCAAACATGTGCTGCTGGTGCTCGACGCGGCCTATGCCGAATATGTCCGCCGCAACGACTACGAAGCCGGCATCGAACTGGTCGGCAGCGCCGAGAACGTGGTGATGACGCGCACCTTCTCCAAGATCGGCCTTGGCGGAGCGCGGATCGGCTGGATGTACGGGCCGATGCACATCGTCGACGCCATCAACCGCGTGCGCGGTCCCTTCAATGTCAATGCGACTGCGATCGAGGCCGGCATCGCCGCGATCCGCGACCGCGCCCATGTCGAGCGCAGCGTGGCGCATAACGAGACCTGGCTCACCTGGCTGGGCGCAGAGATGACCGGGCTTGGGTTGCGGGTGACGCCCAGCGTCGGCAATTTCCTCCTCATTCATTTTCCCGACGACCAGAAGCATTCGGCGGCGGCGGCGGACGATTACCTGACCGCGCGCGGTTACATACTGCGGCGCGTTTCCGGCTACGGCTTCCCCAACGCGCTGCGCATGACCGTTGGCACCGAAGAGGCCAATCGCGGCGTCGTTGCCGCGCTCACGACATTCCTGAAAAGCTAG
- a CDS encoding prephenate/arogenate dehydrogenase family protein, giving the protein MTSPMFEKIALVGIGLIGSSLARVIRREGLAGHVAISTRSAATLARARELGLGDSYTTDAREAVRDADLIIVSVPVGSSGAVAQEIAPALKKGAILTDVGSTKASVIAQMQPHVPDGVHFIPGHPLAGTEKSGPDAGFADLFDNRWCIFTPLPGTDPDALEKLSEFWRRCGANIDTMDPQHHDMTLAIVSHLPHIIAYNIVGTADDLESVTKTEVIKYSASGFRDFTRLAASDPTMWRDVCLHNKDAILEMLARFSEDLAFLQRAIRWGDGDKLFDLFTRTRAVRRSIIEAGQDIDVPDFGRQAVEHPSKN; this is encoded by the coding sequence ATGACATCACCGATGTTTGAAAAGATCGCGCTGGTCGGCATCGGCCTGATCGGCTCGTCGCTGGCCCGCGTCATCCGCCGCGAGGGCCTTGCCGGCCACGTTGCCATCTCGACCCGCAGCGCGGCGACGCTGGCGCGGGCGCGGGAGCTTGGGCTGGGTGATTCCTATACGACCGATGCGAGGGAAGCGGTCCGCGACGCCGATCTGATCATCGTCTCGGTGCCGGTCGGCTCGTCCGGCGCGGTAGCGCAGGAGATCGCGCCGGCGCTGAAGAAGGGCGCGATCCTCACCGATGTCGGCTCGACCAAGGCCTCCGTCATCGCGCAGATGCAGCCGCACGTGCCCGATGGCGTCCATTTCATTCCCGGCCATCCGCTGGCGGGTACCGAGAAATCCGGACCGGATGCCGGTTTCGCCGACCTGTTCGACAATCGCTGGTGCATCTTCACGCCGCTGCCGGGCACCGATCCGGACGCGCTGGAGAAGCTGTCGGAATTCTGGCGCCGCTGCGGCGCCAACATCGACACGATGGACCCACAGCATCACGACATGACGCTCGCCATCGTTTCGCATTTGCCGCACATTATCGCCTACAACATCGTCGGCACCGCCGACGATCTGGAATCGGTGACCAAGACGGAAGTGATCAAATATTCCGCCTCCGGCTTTCGCGACTTCACGCGCCTGGCCGCCTCCGACCCGACCATGTGGCGGGACGTGTGTCTGCACAACAAGGATGCCATCCTCGAAATGCTGGCGCGGTTCTCGGAAGACCTGGCGTTCCTGCAGCGGGCGATCCGCTGGGGCGACGGCGACAAGCTGTTCGACCTGTTCACCCGCACCCGGGCCGTGCGTCGTTCGATCATCGAGGCGGGCCAGGACATCGACGTGCCCGATTTCGGCCGCCAGGCGGTGGAGCACCCGTCGAAGAATTAG
- a CDS encoding sugar kinase: MARPARLLSVGALTLDTILRVETLPAHQGKFIASDGVQIASGMATSAACAAHRLGADVSLWASAGDDPVGDQLIAGIEAEGVDCSYVRRVSGARSALASILVDAHGERIIVPFYDSLAQTDPDSLPFADIAAFDAVLADVRWPGAAALALKAARAAGRPAILDADTAPLAVLEQLLPLASHIVASEPAVRIICGQALDLETACTDMASRTDALVAVTGGAAGTWWFDRAAGSSRHVAAPRIRAVDTLAAGDVFHGAFAVGLAEAMPVEQAMRFASAAAALKCLRFGGRLGAPDRAETLAMVAATWPETA, encoded by the coding sequence ATGGCAAGACCAGCGAGGCTCCTGAGTGTCGGCGCGCTGACGCTGGACACCATTCTGCGTGTCGAGACGCTGCCCGCGCATCAGGGAAAATTCATCGCCTCCGACGGCGTCCAGATCGCCTCTGGCATGGCCACCAGCGCGGCCTGCGCCGCGCATCGCCTGGGCGCCGACGTGTCGCTGTGGGCGAGTGCCGGCGATGATCCGGTCGGCGATCAACTGATTGCCGGGATCGAGGCCGAAGGCGTCGACTGCAGCTATGTGCGCCGCGTCAGCGGCGCCCGCTCGGCGCTGGCATCGATCCTGGTCGACGCCCATGGCGAACGCATCATCGTGCCTTTCTATGACAGTTTGGCCCAGACCGATCCCGATTCTTTGCCTTTCGCCGACATCGCGGCATTCGATGCCGTGCTGGCCGACGTGCGCTGGCCGGGTGCCGCGGCCCTTGCCCTGAAGGCGGCACGCGCCGCCGGCCGGCCGGCGATTCTCGACGCCGATACCGCGCCGCTGGCGGTGCTGGAGCAGCTGTTGCCGCTGGCTTCGCACATTGTCGCCTCGGAGCCGGCGGTCCGCATCATATGCGGCCAGGCGCTGGATCTGGAGACCGCCTGCACCGACATGGCCTCCCGCACCGATGCCCTTGTCGCGGTCACCGGCGGCGCGGCGGGCACCTGGTGGTTCGATCGCGCGGCGGGATCATCCCGCCATGTCGCGGCGCCAAGGATCAGGGCGGTCGACACGCTCGCCGCCGGCGACGTCTTTCACGGCGCCTTTGCCGTCGGGCTGGCGGAAGCCATGCCGGTCGAGCAGGCCATGCGCTTTGCCAGTGCCGCCGCCGCGCTCAAGTGCCTGCGCTTCGGCGGCAGGCTCGGCGCGCCGGACCGGGCCGAGACACTGGCGATGGTCGCGGCGACCTGGCCTGAAACAGCCTAA
- a CDS encoding DUF2125 domain-containing protein yields the protein MTSSDERQPKSRRGLFWLVTFVVVLFAIYSGGWFYLAGRVRAEADKAVATLNKSGIEAGCANLQVSGYPLSFAVSCDNLAYEDDAKNIAASAGSFNAVAQIIQPLSPVADLRGPLRTSVPGMVPLWIDWDNLQANVKLSWPLPRRIALQAEGLSGQTDPADDTDPVELFSAGRAAGQLQPNGVDLDYVGSFTDLEIDPDAIGGRVLPALDASGDATLKNGVALIGTQVKSLRGQRVDIRNLDLSSGTAKVTVSGPLSVDAEGLVDADLMIRIKDPKAVASILAGAMPEQKNAIEQGFAALALLGSEPSMPLKVVKGKASLGFIPLGKIKPVQ from the coding sequence ATGACGTCAAGTGACGAACGCCAACCAAAGTCCCGTCGCGGCCTGTTCTGGCTTGTGACGTTCGTCGTCGTGCTGTTTGCCATCTACAGCGGCGGCTGGTTCTACCTGGCCGGCAGGGTGCGGGCTGAAGCCGACAAGGCGGTTGCCACGCTCAACAAGAGCGGCATCGAAGCCGGCTGCGCCAATCTCCAGGTCAGCGGCTATCCCCTGAGCTTTGCCGTCTCTTGCGACAATTTGGCGTATGAGGACGATGCCAAGAACATCGCGGCCTCGGCCGGCTCCTTCAATGCCGTCGCCCAGATCATCCAGCCTTTGTCGCCGGTCGCCGATCTGCGCGGCCCGCTCAGGACCTCCGTCCCCGGCATGGTGCCGCTGTGGATCGACTGGGACAATCTGCAGGCCAACGTGAAACTGTCATGGCCGCTGCCGCGGCGCATCGCGCTGCAGGCGGAGGGGCTGTCCGGCCAGACCGATCCGGCCGACGACACCGATCCGGTGGAATTGTTCAGCGCCGGCAGGGCGGCCGGCCAGTTGCAGCCGAACGGCGTGGATCTCGACTATGTCGGCAGCTTCACCGATCTGGAGATCGACCCGGATGCGATCGGCGGGCGCGTGCTGCCGGCGCTCGATGCCAGCGGCGATGCCACGCTGAAGAACGGCGTCGCATTGATCGGAACGCAGGTGAAGAGCCTGCGCGGCCAGAGGGTCGATATTCGCAACCTCGATTTGTCGTCGGGCACGGCGAAGGTTACCGTTTCCGGGCCGTTGTCGGTCGATGCCGAAGGCCTTGTCGACGCCGACCTGATGATCAGGATCAAGGATCCGAAGGCTGTCGCCTCCATCCTTGCCGGCGCCATGCCCGAGCAGAAGAACGCGATCGAACAGGGTTTTGCCGCTCTGGCGCTGCTCGGCAGCGAACCATCGATGCCGCTGAAGGTGGTCAAGGGCAAGGCCTCGCTCGGCTTCATCCCGCTCGGCAAGATCAAGCCGGTTCAATAG
- a CDS encoding gamma-glutamylcyclotransferase has product MGDFWVFGYGSLIWRPGFAHIETRRAQLHGYRRSLCVYSFVHRGTRQRPGLVLGLDRGGSCVGLAFRVPGELRDEVIAYLRERELVTSVYLERTLKVRLDGGGTVEAVAYIVDRKHEQYAGALDAAEAAAVVRGAVGQSGNNEDYVLSTLKHLEALGIRDHWLEEVARGIAPL; this is encoded by the coding sequence ATGGGCGATTTTTGGGTGTTTGGCTACGGTTCGCTGATCTGGCGGCCGGGTTTCGCGCATATCGAGACACGACGCGCCCAGCTGCACGGCTACCGCCGCTCGCTCTGCGTCTATTCCTTCGTGCATCGCGGCACGCGCCAGCGGCCCGGATTGGTGCTCGGCCTCGACCGTGGCGGCTCCTGCGTCGGCCTGGCTTTCCGTGTGCCCGGGGAATTGCGCGACGAGGTCATCGCCTATCTGCGCGAGCGTGAACTCGTCACATCGGTCTATCTCGAGCGCACCCTCAAGGTCCGGCTCGACGGCGGCGGTACGGTCGAAGCCGTGGCCTACATCGTCGACCGCAAACATGAGCAATATGCCGGCGCGCTGGACGCGGCGGAGGCGGCGGCGGTCGTGCGCGGCGCGGTCGGCCAGTCCGGCAACAATGAGGATTATGTTCTCAGCACGCTGAAGCATCTGGAAGCGCTCGGCATTCGCGACCATTGGCTGGAGGAGGTGGCGCGGGGGATAGCGCCTTTGTGA
- a CDS encoding aldo/keto reductase, which produces MQKRRLGRTDLSIAPLVLGGNVFGWTADEKTSFDLLDRFVGGGLNAIDTADAYSRWVPGNEGGESETIIGKWMKDRGNRDKVVVITKVGSDMGQGHKDLSAAYIEKAVEASLKRLQTDFIDLYLSHWPDPATPYEETLGAYEKLLAKGKVRHIGCSNLDAGQLRAALDVASLRSLPRYEVLQPEYNLYDRSSFDGPLRDLCVAEDIGVITYFSLAKGFLSGKYRSEADLGQSERGGGVKDYLNARGMRILAALDAISAKHSAKQAEVALAWVIARPGVTAPIASATKPSQMDSLIKAASLKLTADDMAELDRASG; this is translated from the coding sequence TTGCAGAAACGCCGTCTCGGTCGCACCGACCTTTCCATCGCGCCGCTGGTTCTGGGCGGCAACGTCTTCGGCTGGACCGCCGACGAGAAGACCTCGTTCGACCTGCTTGATCGCTTCGTCGGCGGCGGACTCAACGCGATCGATACTGCGGACGCCTATTCGCGCTGGGTGCCGGGCAACGAGGGGGGTGAATCGGAAACCATCATCGGCAAATGGATGAAGGACCGTGGCAACCGCGACAAGGTCGTGGTGATCACCAAGGTCGGCTCGGATATGGGGCAGGGCCACAAGGATCTGTCCGCCGCCTATATCGAGAAGGCCGTCGAAGCGTCGCTGAAGCGGCTGCAAACCGATTTCATCGACCTCTATCTGTCCCATTGGCCGGATCCGGCCACGCCCTATGAGGAAACCCTCGGCGCCTACGAGAAGCTGCTTGCCAAGGGTAAGGTCCGCCATATCGGCTGCTCGAACCTCGACGCCGGCCAGTTGCGCGCCGCACTCGATGTGGCGAGCCTGCGCAGCCTGCCGCGCTACGAGGTGCTGCAGCCGGAATACAATCTCTACGATCGTTCCTCCTTCGACGGGCCGTTGCGCGATCTGTGCGTGGCCGAGGATATCGGCGTCATCACTTATTTCAGCCTGGCCAAGGGTTTTCTGAGCGGCAAATACCGCAGCGAGGCCGATCTTGGCCAAAGCGAGCGCGGCGGCGGGGTCAAGGACTACCTCAATGCGCGCGGCATGCGCATTCTGGCCGCTCTCGATGCCATATCCGCCAAGCATTCGGCGAAGCAGGCGGAAGTCGCCCTTGCCTGGGTTATCGCGCGGCCAGGCGTCACCGCGCCGATTGCCAGCGCCACCAAGCCCAGTCAGATGGACAGCCTGATCAAGGCGGCGTCGTTGAAATTGACCGCCGACGACATGGCCGAACTCGACAGAGCGAGCGGCTGA